TCGGGCCAGGCGCCGCCGTCGAGGTGGAGCGGCTCGACGGTCGTGAGGCCGGCGCGGCGCGCGCGCTTGCGCAGCTCGCCGAGCTTGCGGCCGTCGATGTCGCACGCCACGACCCGCCCGCGGTTGCCCATCTGCGCCGCCAGCGCAAGGGTCTTGCCGCCGGCGCCAGCGCACAGGTCGATCACCAGGTCGGGCGCGTCGCCGCACAATTCGGCGAGGAGCTGGCTGCCCTCGTCCTGGGCCTCGAAGTCGCCGGCGGTGAACTCCGGCAGCGCGTTGAGGTTGGTGCGGGTCTCGACGCGCAGGCCGTCGGTGGCGAGCGCGCACGGCGTCGTCGTCAGCCCGCGCGCGGCCAGCGCCCCGGCCAGCGCGGTCCGGGTCGTGCGCAGCCGGTTGGCGCGGATCGTCGTCGGCGCGCGCCGCCCGAGCGCGCGCGCGATCGCCTCGGCCCGGGGGCCGTGATCGCGCACCAGCCGACGGGCGAGCCAGTCGGGCATGGAACACCCGACCGCGACCCGCACGACCGGATCGCGCTCACGCGCGAGCGTGGCGTCGAAGTCCGCCACCACCGCCCAGTCGATCGACGGCGCCAGGGGCGCGGCCGCGGCGGCGGTGATCGCGCCCTCCAGCACGAAGTACGCGATCAGGCGCTCGTCGTCGCTCGGGGCCCGCGACGACGTGCCGCGGCGGCCCGCGGCCAGCGCCGCGTCGACCCGGCGCACATGACGCACCAGGCCATAGACCACCTCGGACATGAACCGGCGCTCGCTCCCGCCGACCCACGTCTCCTTGCGGAACACCTGGGAAAGACGATCGTTCACGAACCCCCAGTCGAGCCGGGTCCGCTGCCACAGATCGAGCACGAGCGCGCGGATCCGGCCGCCGGTGAGCGCCGCCGCCACCAGCCGGTGGTCAAGAACCTGGTCGTCTTCGGTCATCGCTCGCTGCTCGCGGATCGCGCGGAGTTGCGACCGCGCGCGCCCTCGTATACACCGCGCGCGCGGGAAGTCCCCGCCAACCAGGACCACTTCATGAGCAAAGATAGCGACAAGGCCGGCAAGCCGGCCGAGAAGCCGAGTCTCAAGGACCGCGGCAACCTGTTCGAGATCGCGACCAAGCAGTTCGAGCGGGCGATGAAGCTGATCGACCTCGACCCCAACGTGGCCGAGATCCTCGCGCAGCCCAAGAACGAGATCATCACGAACTTCCCGGTCCGCATGGACGACGGGAACGTCAAGATGTTCAAGGGCTACCGGGTCCAGCACAACAACGTGCTCGGGCCGTACAAGGGCGGCATCCGCTACCACCACGAGGCCAACCTCGACGAGATGAAGGCGCTCGCGGCGTGGATGACCTACAAGAGCGCGCTGCACGAGATCCCGTTCGGCGGCGGCAAGGGCGGCGTCAAGGTCGACCCGCGCCAGCACTCGGTCGCCGAGCTCGAGCGCATCACGCGCCGGTTCACCGCGGCGCTCGGCAACAACATCGGGCCCGAGTGGGACATCCCGGCGCCCGACGTCGGCACCAGCGGCCAGACCATGGCCTGGATGATGGACACGTACGTGAACATCGTCAGCCAGAACGAGCGCAACTCGGGCCGCGGCGTCGTCACCGGCAAGCCGATCTCGGCCGGCGGCAGCTACGGCCGCGCCGAGGCCACCGGCGCCGGCGTCGTCCACTGCATCACCGAGTGGGCCAAGGACAAGAGCTTCAACCTCGACGGCGCCCACGTCATCATCCAGGGCTTCGGCAACGTCGGCAGCTACACCGCGCGCCTGCTCGCGCAGAAGGGCGCGGTCGTGATCGGCGTCGGCGACGTCGGCGGCTACCTGGTCAACCCCGAGGGCATCAACCCGCACAAGCTCGGCGAGCACGTCGCCAAGGTCGGCTCGGTCGCGGGCTACCGCGGCGCCGCCAAGATCGCGCGCGAGGAGTTCTTCGCGCTCGACGCGGACGTGTTCGTGCCGGCGGCGCTCGAGCTCGAGATCGGCGTCGCCGAGGCCAAGGCCCTCAAGGCCAAGGTCGTGGTCGAGGGCGCCAACGGCCCGACCTACCCCGAGGCCGAGGAGATCCTGCTGGCCAAGGGCACCGACGTCATCCCCGACATCCTCTGCAACTCGGGCGGCGTGATCGTCAGCTACTATGAGTGGCTGCAGAACAAGCGCAGCGAGCAGTGGGACCACGCCGACGTGCTGGCCCGGCTCGAGAAGCGCATGAAGCAGACCTACGCCCACGTCCGCGGCTACGTCGCCGCCAAGCGCACCGACTGGCGCACCGCGAGCTACGCGGTCGGCCTCGAGCGCCTCAAGACCGCCTACAAGGAGCGCGGCATCTTCCCGTGAGCGCCGCGGTGGCGTGAGCGACCGACGACGGCCTGGGCGCCCCCCGGGCCGTTTTTTTGCCCCGCGCGCGCAGGCCCCGTAGCGTCGGGGCGTGGAGCCGTCCGCGGATCGCCGCTGGGATTACCTCGTGCCGCTGGCGACCTGCGCCGGCGCCGCGACCGCGCTGGCGCTGACCGCGCCGCGCCCGGCGGCGGTGGTCGACGCGCGGGTGCCGGTCGCGGGCGCGCTGGCGCACGCGCTGGCGGCGCTGGGCGACGGCGCCGCGGTCCGCGCGGCGGCGATCGTCCTGGTCGCGGCGGCGGCGACGGTGATCGGCGCGCTGGTCGCGGGCGCGCGCGCCGGTTGGCCCGGCCGGCTGGCGGGGGTCGTCGCCGCTGGCTGGCTGATCGCCTGCCCGCCGGTGCGCGCGCTGGCGGCGGGCCTGGCGCCCGGGACCGTGGCGCTCGTGGCGCTCGCGGTCGTGGCGCTGGCGATCGATCGGATCGCGCGCGGCGGCGGCGCGGTGTCCGGACGCGCGCTCGGCGCGGCCGGCGCGACGGCGGTGCTGGTCGAGGCCCGCGCCTGGCCGGTGGTGCTGCTGGGCGCCGCGCTGGTGCTGTACCGCGCGCGGCGCGGCGCGCGCTGGGCCGCGAGCGCGGCGCTGGTCGCGGCGGCGAGCGCGGTGGTGTGGCTGGTGCCCGCGGCGCTGGCCGGCGGCCCGCGCTGGCCCGGCCTGGCCCAGGGCGCCGGCGATCTGGGCCGGGTCGTCGACGAGCTCGGCCCGCTGGCGCTCGCGCTCGCCGCCGCCGGCGCGCTGGCGGCGCTCGGCACCCGCGGCGATCGGTGGCTGTGCGCGGCGATCGCCGCGGTCGCGGTCGCGGGCGCGCCGGGCACCACCGCCGTGCCGGCCGGCCTGATCGTGGCGGTGGCCCTCGCGGCGGGCCTGGCGGTGGCGAGCCTCCTGGCCCGGGCGCCGGCGCTGCGCCACCAGCTGGTCACCGCCGGATCGGTGCTGGCGCTGATCGTCGGCGCAGTCGCGTGGGCGTGACGCTGGCATCCGGACCGAATCTGGGTAGGCTGCCCCCGCGATGGAAGTAGTCGACGGCTACCGCGCCCTGCCCCGGCCGCTGGTGCGCCCGGCCATCGCGATCGGCAACTTCGACGGCGTCCACGTCGGCCACGCCGCGCTGATCGCCGCGGCCCGGGACGCGACGGCCGGCGGCGACGCGTGCGCGCTCACGTTCGAGCCGCACCCGGCCCAGGTCCTGGCCCCGGCCGCGGCGCCGCCGCGCATCACGACGCCGGCGCGCAAGCTCGAGCTCCTGGCCGCCGCCGGCGTCGACGTCGCGATCGTCGTCCCGTTCACCGCGGCGCTGGCCCAGCTGACCGCGACCGCGTTCGTCGACGAGGTCCTCGCCGGCGCCCTCGGCGCGCGCCACGTCGTCGTCGGCGCCGACTTCGTGTTCGGGCGCGGCCGCGGCGGCTCGGTCGCGACGCTGACCGCCGACGGCGCCCGCCACGGCGTCGCGACCCGCGTGGTCGACCCGGTGCTGATCGGCGACCGGCCGGCGTCGTCGACCCGGGTCCGCGCGGCGCTGGCCGCCGGCGACCTCGCGGCCGCGGGCGCGCTGCTCGGCCACGGCTACGACCTCGACGGCGTCGTCGTCCGCGGCGCCGGCCGCGGCAAGGGCCTCGGGGTCCCCACCGCCAACGTCGCCACCGACGGCGCGATCGTCGCCCAGCCCGGCATCTACGCGGTCACGCTGACCCGCCTCGAGCGCGACGCCCGGCCGCTGCCGGCGGTCGCCAGCCTCGGCACCAACCCGACGTTCGTCGACGGCGGCGGCCTCGTGCTCGAGGTCCACGTGCTCGACTTCGACGCCGATCTGTACGGCGAGCGCGTGCGGGTCGACTTCGTCGCGCGGCTCCGCGCCGAGGCCCGCTACGAC
This genomic window from Myxococcales bacterium contains:
- a CDS encoding RsmB/NOP family class I SAM-dependent RNA methyltransferase — protein: MTEDDQVLDHRLVAAALTGGRIRALVLDLWQRTRLDWGFVNDRLSQVFRKETWVGGSERRFMSEVVYGLVRHVRRVDAALAAGRRGTSSRAPSDDERLIAYFVLEGAITAAAAAPLAPSIDWAVVADFDATLARERDPVVRVAVGCSMPDWLARRLVRDHGPRAEAIARALGRRAPTTIRANRLRTTRTALAGALAARGLTTTPCALATDGLRVETRTNLNALPEFTAGDFEAQDEGSQLLAELCGDAPDLVIDLCAGAGGKTLALAAQMGNRGRVVACDIDGRKLGELRKRARRAGLTTVEPLHLDGGAWPDALERRRDQAARVLVDAPCSGVGALRRNPETRWRLREADLATFAATQVELARRAAALLAPGGRMIYATCTILSEENQAVVAEVARARGLRIVPLAEAWDARAAAVATADGQFLQVDPDRHGTDGFFAAVLERPRAGA
- a CDS encoding Glu/Leu/Phe/Val dehydrogenase — encoded protein: MSKDSDKAGKPAEKPSLKDRGNLFEIATKQFERAMKLIDLDPNVAEILAQPKNEIITNFPVRMDDGNVKMFKGYRVQHNNVLGPYKGGIRYHHEANLDEMKALAAWMTYKSALHEIPFGGGKGGVKVDPRQHSVAELERITRRFTAALGNNIGPEWDIPAPDVGTSGQTMAWMMDTYVNIVSQNERNSGRGVVTGKPISAGGSYGRAEATGAGVVHCITEWAKDKSFNLDGAHVIIQGFGNVGSYTARLLAQKGAVVIGVGDVGGYLVNPEGINPHKLGEHVAKVGSVAGYRGAAKIAREEFFALDADVFVPAALELEIGVAEAKALKAKVVVEGANGPTYPEAEEILLAKGTDVIPDILCNSGGVIVSYYEWLQNKRSEQWDHADVLARLEKRMKQTYAHVRGYVAAKRTDWRTASYAVGLERLKTAYKERGIFP
- a CDS encoding bifunctional riboflavin kinase/FAD synthetase, coding for MEVVDGYRALPRPLVRPAIAIGNFDGVHVGHAALIAAARDATAGGDACALTFEPHPAQVLAPAAAPPRITTPARKLELLAAAGVDVAIVVPFTAALAQLTATAFVDEVLAGALGARHVVVGADFVFGRGRGGSVATLTADGARHGVATRVVDPVLIGDRPASSTRVRAALAAGDLAAAGALLGHGYDLDGVVVRGAGRGKGLGVPTANVATDGAIVAQPGIYAVTLTRLERDARPLPAVASLGTNPTFVDGGGLVLEVHVLDFDADLYGERVRVDFVARLRAEARYDSVAALLAQIDQDIVDARAVLARR